CGATACGGTCTCGAAATTCTCGCGCGCTCGATAGAAGACGTACCTGCCAACTGGACGCGCTTCGTGATTGTCAGTAAACGCTGACCACGAACGAGTCTTTCAACCGCCGAGGTGGCGGATGACAAATCCTTCCGTGTTGCCGTTTCGGGTGAGTGCGCTTGCTGCGGTGCTTCTGGCGTGTATCGTGAGCACCAGTCCGCTCGCCGCACAAACACCGAGCGCCAGCAAGCGCGTCGTGCCACCGGCATTCGCCACGCTCAGCGGGCCCATAAGCCGCGAGCTCTCCGGGGACCGTGCACGCACCACGGTGGGATTCGTCGAGCAGTTCTTCCGACTCCCCGGCAACCGCGGGTTCGATGCATCTATCGATACCGTCGCGGCACTGCTCACGGCAGCCGGCTATGTGCCCGAGTCGCGCGCGACAACGAAAGATCGGCTCGTCTTCCGCGTGGAGTCGCGACCCATGACCGCGCCAGCGTGGACGCCCGACGATGCGTCGCTCACCATTATCGGACGCAACGCGCCGCTGATGACCTGGGCCACGAATCACAACATGATCGCCATCAACTCGTGGTCCACGCCCGAGGGCGGCGTGACCGCGCGCGTCATTGATATTGGCGCCGGTACTGACGCCGAGCTGGCCAAGCAGGATCTCACCGGCGCCATCGCGCTGGTGGACGGCAACTTCCGCGCGGTATTCCCCAAGGTGATGCAACGGGGCGCGTTGGGTATGCTGGCCGCGCAGAAACTGCCCGCCTACAATCAGCAAACCAAGAACACCACGGCCATTCAATTCACCAGCGTCACCCGGGACACGGTCAATCGTGGCTTCGTGATCTTTGTGTCGTCCGCGTCGCGCGATTCACTCAAGGCCGCGCTCTCCGCTGGCCCCGTGCAAGTGCGCGCTATGGTGAAGGCACAATTCGAGTCGCGTCCCGAACGCACCGTGGTGGCAGAAATTCGCGGTGCGCTGCGTCCCGCCGAACGCTTTGTCTATTCAGCGCACGTGCAGGAACCTGGTGCCAACGACAATGCGTCCGGCGTGGGACTGTTGGCCGAGATGGCACGCACCGCCGCCGTGATGTTCAAGCGCGGACAGGTCAATCCGGCGCGCACACTCACGTTTCTGTGGGGCGACGAAATTCGTTCCACCGACCGCTTTCTCAAGGAAGACAGCGTGCGGCGGGCCGGCGTGAAGTGGGGCATGTCGCTGGATATGGTGGGCGAGAACACCGCCCTCACCGGCGGCACGTTCCTCATCGAGAAGATGCCCGACCCGTCGGCCGTGTGGGTACGTGGCGAAGATCAGCACTCCGAATGGGGCGGCAGTCCGATTGCCGCGTCGGCCATTCGCGCCTACTGGTTCAACGATTTTGTGCGGCAACGCTGTCTCGATCGTGCCGCCACCACCGGCTGGGTGGTCAAGTCCAATCCCTTTGAGGGCGGCAGCGATCACACGCCGTTTCTCAATGCGAAAATCCCCGCGGTGCTACTCTGGCACTTTACCGATCAGTTCTACCACACCGATCTCGATCGGCTGGACATGGTGAGTGCCACCACCCTCACCAATGTCGGCAACTGCGCGCTCAACACCGGCCTCCTGCTCACGGCGGGTACACCCGGCGTTACCAAGGCCGCACTCACCGAACTGGCCGACGTGGCGGTGCGTGAACTGCGCACACAAGGGGACCTGTCGGCCAAGGCCATCCAGAGTGGATCGACCGCGGCCGCCGAACGCGTCATCATTGAGGCGTGGCGCGACTACTATGTTGCAGCGCTGACCAAGATCCCCGACATGGCCGTCAACGCGGTGGGCTTCGATGCCGCTATTGCGGCCGCGCAGGAACGGGTGCGACGCGTCGCCACTGAGGTGCTCGGCCAGCTGGGCCGCTGAGGGGTCCGTCAGATTAGGTCGTAGTTGCGCCCTTCCTAACTACGACCTAATATTAGTGATACGTTACGCCCTATTCTAATTGAACGTTTACGCCTTTGCCGATGAAACCCCGCGCCGTCCCCGCGAAAGCCAATCCCCTCACCGCGCCGAACCGTTTTGCCGGCGGCGGTGTGGCGGTGCTCGGCGAGGACTTCACCAATCGCGAAACGGAGCGCGCCGAAATCGCGAGAAGCCTGCGCACACCACGCGGTCATATCGTGGTCGCGGGGCTCCGCCGCATGGGCAAAACCTCTATCCTGCTCGCGGTCCGCGACGAACTGGTCAAGGCTGGCCATCCGGTGCTGTACGTCGATCTCTGGACGGCGTCCACCATCGAGGACATGACCACGCGACTTGCGTCTGCCGCCGCCGCAACGCTCGGCCGACGCTGGCAAGACACCGTCACACGGTTGGGTCGAACGCTGAGACTCGGCTTTGAAGTCACGGAATCTCCCACCGGACTCATGATTCCTGTTCCCAAGCTTGAGTTCCGTGGCGCGCCGATTGGCACGCAACGGCAGCGGCTGGTGGAAACGCTTGACTTGCTCGAACAGCTTGCCACCAGTCAGAAGGCGCACTTAAGCGTGATCATCGACGAGTTTCAGGAGATAGAACGACTGGGCAGCGAAGGGCGGGGCAATCAGCGCGTCAGTGCGATGCGCCAGGTGCGAGCGGCTATTCAGCATCACAGACACGTCACCTATGCATTCGCCGGATCCGATCGCCGTCTCATTCAGGAGCTGCACGCTGAAGACGGCGGCGCGCTGCATAATCTGGGACGAAAGTACGACATCGGCCCCATCGAATCGAATCACTTTGCGAAGTGGATCGAACGGCGGTTTCGTATCATGGGGATTGATGGCAGCGGCGCGGGTCTTCGCATTATCGATGTCGCCGGTCCACGTACCCGGGATGTGCGTACCCTGGCCGAGTCGATCGCCGAACTGGCTCGCGAGCGGGCTGTGGTAACGGAGGCACTCATCGATGACGGCGTGCGGGCCGTCGTGAGACAACGTCATCCCAGTTACGAAGCCGATTGGAAATCGCTTACCCGTCTCCAGCAGAATGTGCTGCGCGCGGTTGCCGCTGAAGGCACCGGACTGACCAAGCGGGACACTCGCGACAAGTACGGGCTCGGCGAGGCGAGTGGAATCTCCAAAACCATCGAAGCGCTGACCGAGCGCGCCGTGTTGCTGCGCGACGACACCACCGTGATATTCGATGACCCGTTCTATCGCGCCTGGGTCATCGACGCGGCGCTGTCGGATGTTGGCGTTCGACTGCCTATCACGTTCCTGCCCAATCGTTGACGCGTGTGCTAACAGCGCTTACGGCGTGCGCGCCACCCGCAACGTCTGCCGCAAAATCGTTGTCGGCCCCACCGGCGTTTCCACCTGCAGCAATCGCCGCGTAGTGGCGCCAATCCACACCGTGACCTCCTGTTGCCCACCCAACAGGAACAGCACCACGTGGGCGCGCTCGCCATACATGGTGGTGGCGCCAGTCACTCGCACTTGATACAGATGCAAACCCGTTTCCAAGATCGTACACGGGAAAGGTCGCCACGTAGCCTGAGTCCAACGGCAGCGCGCGCAGCACCAGGTCCCAGTTGCCCGAGTCAAACGCGGAGCGCGTAATGGTGGTGTCAATCGCCGCACCCATCGCGTCCGGTGGCCCGATGCTGCCACGGACGCGCAGTCCGCTGAAATCCAACTGCAGGTGGCGCTGCGGTTGCCACGAACGGTGCTGGCGCGGCGCCAGCGTTTGCGCATCCGACAACGTGGAATCAATCAGGCGCGCATCGCCGCGTTGCACAATCAACACGCGCCGCAACAGCGGCGTGGCACCGCCTTCGCGGGTGATCATATCGGTGATGGTGCCCACCGGGATCTCATCGCCGTCGCGATAGCCAGTCAGCGCATACGTCAGCGTGTCCACCCGAAGGTCGCCAGCACGCAGGCTGGTATCACCAGGGACAACCCGGTGTGGTGTGGCCACCGGCGCCTGCGCGTGCGCCCTGGCCGTGCTGGCGAACAGCGCAGCGAAGCCCAGCATGGTACGCAACGCCTGCATCATGATCGAGCGGGATCGAGTGAAGTGCACGACAGGCTGAATCGCCTGCCTCCTGAAAGCTCGTACACCATACGGACCGAGACCAGCCACCCGAGACCATGCAACCATTCAGGACCATCCAACGTCCTACCCAGCATGGCTTCCCATCATCTGCGGGCATTCATCATCGCCCTGCTGTTCGCTGCGGGAGGTCCGCTGGCCGCCCAGT
This sequence is a window from Gemmatimonadaceae bacterium. Protein-coding genes within it:
- a CDS encoding M28 family peptidase — protein: MTNPSVLPFRVSALAAVLLACIVSTSPLAAQTPSASKRVVPPAFATLSGPISRELSGDRARTTVGFVEQFFRLPGNRGFDASIDTVAALLTAAGYVPESRATTKDRLVFRVESRPMTAPAWTPDDASLTIIGRNAPLMTWATNHNMIAINSWSTPEGGVTARVIDIGAGTDAELAKQDLTGAIALVDGNFRAVFPKVMQRGALGMLAAQKLPAYNQQTKNTTAIQFTSVTRDTVNRGFVIFVSSASRDSLKAALSAGPVQVRAMVKAQFESRPERTVVAEIRGALRPAERFVYSAHVQEPGANDNASGVGLLAEMARTAAVMFKRGQVNPARTLTFLWGDEIRSTDRFLKEDSVRRAGVKWGMSLDMVGENTALTGGTFLIEKMPDPSAVWVRGEDQHSEWGGSPIAASAIRAYWFNDFVRQRCLDRAATTGWVVKSNPFEGGSDHTPFLNAKIPAVLLWHFTDQFYHTDLDRLDMVSATTLTNVGNCALNTGLLLTAGTPGVTKAALTELADVAVRELRTQGDLSAKAIQSGSTAAAERVIIEAWRDYYVAALTKIPDMAVNAVGFDAAIAAAQERVRRVATEVLGQLGR
- a CDS encoding ATP-binding protein, which gives rise to MKPRAVPAKANPLTAPNRFAGGGVAVLGEDFTNRETERAEIARSLRTPRGHIVVAGLRRMGKTSILLAVRDELVKAGHPVLYVDLWTASTIEDMTTRLASAAAATLGRRWQDTVTRLGRTLRLGFEVTESPTGLMIPVPKLEFRGAPIGTQRQRLVETLDLLEQLATSQKAHLSVIIDEFQEIERLGSEGRGNQRVSAMRQVRAAIQHHRHVTYAFAGSDRRLIQELHAEDGGALHNLGRKYDIGPIESNHFAKWIERRFRIMGIDGSGAGLRIIDVAGPRTRDVRTLAESIAELARERAVVTEALIDDGVRAVVRQRHPSYEADWKSLTRLQQNVLRAVAAEGTGLTKRDTRDKYGLGEASGISKTIEALTERAVLLRDDTTVIFDDPFYRAWVIDAALSDVGVRLPITFLPNR